CAGGTCCTCCGCTGTCACCTGGAGAAAAAGGCTGCTTTTCAGTGTCTCTAGGCTGTGTGCTGTTTAGCTGAGGGATCAGGGAGAGAAGACTGAACTTCTCATATTGAAGGTCCTAGAAAAGGTTCAGGTTTCCTTGAAGAGCTCTCAGGAGataggttggttggttggttggttgagaAGTATACAGAAAAGAGGGTTAGAGACAGTAGGTTTTTTTGGATTCGGTCTGTGAACAGAGGTAGGTAGGACTGTGGTCAGAGATAGGTTGCATCCCTCTAGACTCGTTTCCTTATCTATATCTCTAGGGATGAGTTAGGCCTAGGAGCTTGTGTGCAAGGAGGCCTTAAATGATGCTTTTAGATTAGATCCAGAAGAAAGCAAGTCCCTGGGGATTACTGCTTGGGGAACATCTCtgtgacctctctgagcttgtTGCTTATAGAGCCAAGAGGCAAAGTTAACTGAGGCCTGCCTTCTGACCGCTGCCCGCCTCTTCCTAGGCCTTGGTCCCACCACCAGAGGAAGATGCTGTTGCCACCTGCCTGCTCTTCCTGAACCTCCAGGTTTCTGCCACACTGCCCCATGGAGGACACACCCACCTCACTCAGCTGCTCTGACTGTCAGCGCCACTTTCCTAGTCTCCCAGAGCTGTCCCGGCACCGAGAGCTGCTCCATCCATCTTCCAAGCAGGACAGTGAGGAGGCAGACAGTATCCCTCGGCCCTACCGCTGTCAGCAGTGTGGGCGGGGCTACCGTCACCCAGGGAGTTTGGTCAACCACCGGCGGACCCACGAGACTGGCCTTTTCCCTTGTACCACCTGTGGCAAGGACTTTACCAACCCTGTGGCCCTCAAGAGCCACATGAGGACTCATGCTCCTGAGGGCCGCCGGAGGCGCAGGCCTCCCCGCTCCAAGGAAGTTGTTCCACGCCTGCAGGGAGAAACAACATCCTCTGATTCCAGGGACCAGAGGCTCAGCCCTGGGGAAAGCTGGACAAGCCAGGAAAAACCTGTTGAAGAGACATCTGGCTCTGGGCCTGAGCCCAGGGAAGATCCATCCACCAGACAAAGAAGCTGGGAAAGCCAGCCAGATTCCGAAGAGGGTGCGGAGGGCTGGGGGCCCACCACCAATTCTGCGAGAGCCACCCCGCTGCCCACCCCAGCCAGCAGCCTCCTTAGCAATTTGGAACAGTATTTGGCTGAATCAGTTGTGAATTTCACAGGGGGCCAGGAGCCGGCTCAGCCACCTCCTGCTGAGGAGGAACGGCGGTACAAGTGCAGTCAGTGTGGCAAGACTTACAAGCATGCCGGGAGCCTCACCAACCACCGGCAGAGCCACACCCTGGGCATCTACCCTTGTGCCATCTGCTTCAAGGAGTTTTCTAACCTAATGGCTCTGAAGAACCACTCCCGACTCCATGCCCAGTATCAGCCTTACCAGTGTCCCCACTGTCCCCGTGCCTTCCGGCTCCCCCGAGAGCTGCTGGACCACCAACAGTCCCATGAGGGGGCAAGGCAGGAGCAGCTATGGGAAGAGAAAGGGATGCCCACAACCAATGGGCACACAGATCAGAGCAGCCAGGACCAGCTCCCTAGTACACAGATGCTGAACTGCTCCGGGGAGCTCAGCACCTCTGGGGAGCTGGAGGACTGCGGCCCTGAGGAGTACCGGCCTTTCCGCTGTGGGGACTGTGGCCGTACATACCGCCATGCCGGGAGCCTCATCAACCATCGTAAGAGCCACCAGACAGGTGTCTACCCCTGCTCCATCTGTTCGAAGCAGTTGTTCAATGCAGCTGCCCTCAAAAACCACGTGCGGGCTCATCACAGACCCCGGCAAGGAGCTGGGGAAGATGGGCAGCCATCAGTGCCATCAACTCCCCTGCCTCTGGCAGATAGAACTCACAAAGAGGAAGaagtccccaccaccaccctggaCCACCGCCCCTATAAGTGCGATGAGTGTGGTCGGGCTTACCGCCACCGGGGGAGCCTGGTGAACCACCGCCACAGCCATCGGACTGGAGAATACCAGTGCTCCCTCTGTCCCCGCAAGTATCCCAACCTTATGGCCCTGCGCAACCATGTACGAGTCCATTGCAAAGCCGCTCGCCGCAGTGCAGGACCAGGGGCTGAGGGACCCCCCAGCCACCTCAAGGTAGAGCTCCCTCCTGACCAAGTGGAAGCAGAGGCAGCCCCGCATATGGATCAGGGGCATGGGTGCAAACATGAAGAGGAGGCCACAGGTGTCTCCCCAGCAGCAGAGAGGACAGCACCACAGATGTGTAACCTCTGTGGGATGCTCTTTGAAGACCCTGAGAGCCTTGAACACCATGGCCGGACTCATGGGGAAGGGGAAGACAGTAGGACAGAGACCAGGGTGTCCCCTCCTCGGGCATTTGCCTGCCAAGATTGTGGGAAGAGCTATCGCCACTCAGGGAGCCTTATCAACCACAGGCAGACCCACCAGACAGGGGACTTCAGTTGCGGGGCCTGTGCCAAGCACTTCCACACCATGGCTGCCATGAAGAACCATTTGCGACGCCACAGTGGGCGGTGGAGCAGGCAGCACCGGAGGAGGGCTAGCAGTGCTGGCAGTGGCGGGGAAGCCAAACTCCCATCAGGCGGGAACTGGGCGCAGGAGTTGGTGGAAAGCAATGAGGGCCTGGACGATCCGCAAGAGCCTCCAGGCGGAGGTCCTAACAGAGCCGAAGGCAGCTTGGAAAGCGACAGGGGCTCTTTGCAGGTTGAAGCCGAAAGAGATAGATGTGGGCTTGAGCGGGCTGAGGCCCATAGCCAGGGTGATAAAGAGAGCAGCGGTAGTGAGGAAGGGCTGGAAAGGAAGGAGGCATGTTTCCTTGACAACTCAGACATCCCAGGCCATGAGGAGAGCAATGGGACTCGCTTCTGTGATGGTGCCACAGGGGTGAATGAAGACCAGAAACCAGCCACTGGCCAGTGCAGCTCCCCTCGCCGACCTCCTGAAGCTGTCACCAGCTGGCAGGCTGAGGTCTCCCACACGTGTTCTGACTGTGGGCATTCTTTCCCTCATGCCACTGGCCTGCTGAGCCATAGGCCCTGCCATCCACCAGGCATCTATCAGTGCTCCCTCTGCCCGAAGGAGTTCGACTCTCTGCCTGCCCTGCGCAGCCACTTCCAGAACCACGGGCCCGGGGAGGCAGCCCCTGCGCAGCCTTTCCTCTGCTGCCTCTGCGGCATGATCTTCCCAGGACGGGCTGGCTACAGGCTTCACCGACGCCAGGCTCATGACTCTTCTGGTCTGACTGAGGGCTccgaggaggagggggaagaggaaggagcctCAGGGGCAACCTCCACCCAGAGCCCTCCGCTACAGCTCTCGGAAGCAGAGCTATTGAATCAGCTGCAGCGGGAGGTGGAGGCACTGGATGGAGCTGGTTATGGGCACATCTGTGGCTGCTGTGGTCAGACCTATGATGACCTGGGGAGCTTGGAGCGTCACCACCAGAGTCAGAGTTCTGGGAACACCACAGACAAAGCTCCCAGCCACTTAGGAGAGTCAGATGATGCCATGGGAAGGATTGCAGATGGTGACTGTGTCTTTGAGGGCACAGCAGTGGCTTCTCtctctggggagggtggggacacAAAGTCTGGAGAGGGAGCAGGTGCCATGGTTGTAGACAGCGTTTGCCTGCAGGGCGGGGAAAGCCCACCTGAGACCCAACCCCGCCCCTTTCGCTGCAATCAGTGTGGTAAGACCTATCGCCATGGCGGCAGCCTGGTAAACCACCGCAAGATCCACCAGACTGGAGACTTCATCTGTCCTGTCTGCTCCCGCTGCTACCCCAACCTGGCTGCCTACCGTAATCATCTGCGAAACCACCCACGCTGCAAAGGctctgagccccaggtggggcttgtGCCAGAGGCCGGAGGTAGCAGAGAGCCTCCGAAAGTGGCAGAAGGACCGGGGCAGGCAGACATGGGAAAATTCCAGGAAGAACTTAAAGCAGAGCCCTCAGAGGAGGAGGCAAAGGTGAAagaggaggagtgggaggaggcCTCTGTGAAGGCGGGCGAGGCAGAGCCGAGGCTGGAGACGGCAGAGAAGAGCTGCCAGACTGAGGCCAGCTCAGAGCGTCCCTTCAGCTGTGAGGTGTGTGGCCGGTCCTACAAGCATGCTGGCAGCCTCATCAATCACCGACAGAGCCACCAGACTGGCCATTTTGGCTGTCAGGCCTGTTCCAAGGGCTTCTCCAACCTCATGTCCCTCAAGAACCACCGGCGCATCCATGCAGATCCTCGGCGTTTCcgctgcagtgaatgtgggaaggccttccgCCTGCGGAAACAGCTGGCCAGCCACCAACGGGTCCACACCGAGcgaggtgggagtgggggcgcCCGGAAGCTGACTCGGGAAGATCGACCCTTCAGGTGTGGGCAGTGCGGGCGGGCCTACCGCCACGCGGGCAGCCTTCTGAACCACCGGCGCAGCCACGAGACAGGTCACTACAGCTGTCCCACTTGCCCCAAGACCTACTCCAATGGCGTGGCCCTGAAGGACCACCAGAGGCTGCACTCAGAGAGCCGGCGGCGGCGAGCAGGGCTGTCACGGCGGATGGCCGTGCGCTGTGCCCTGTGTGGCCGGGGTTTCCCTGGCCGGGGATCTCTGGAGCGGCACCTCCGGGAGCATGAAGCAGAGACTGAAAGGGATCAGAGGGGCCTGGagggcccagaggggaaccaggcTGATGGCCAGGGACTAGAAGACAGATCAGGTGATACTGAGGCAGTTCTCCAGCTGGAGGACAGACCCGGGAGGCTGGAGGAGCAGAATCAGAGCCCCATTGGGGCAGCAGGTTCAGAACCCACTGAGCTAGTATCCAGGGACATGGGGAATGTCGAAGGGAGGCAAGGAGATGGGGGACAGGTGAATCATGGTGAAGGTTGGGTTCCTCTGGGTCATGTACTGACCAAGCCAGAAGATGAGTCAGGGGACAGTATCCCCAAGAGTTCTTGCCACCTTGGCAACAGCCAGCCCAATGGCCCTAGTCTGAGTCCTGTGGAGAGCTGGGACAATGGAGATAGCAAACCTCAGCTCCAGCCAGAGAGTCACCCCTTTTCCTGCAGCTGTTGTGGCAAGATGTACTGCAAGTCAGAAGGCCCTCTGAACTGCCACAGCACCCCCAAGACAGACTGCCACCATTGCCTGCTCTGCTCCAAGGAGGTCTCAAATCCTGTGGCCACAAGGAGCCACAGCTGCAACCACATAGCTGCCCAGACCTTTGCCTGCCCTGACTGTGGTAAGGCTTTTCAGTCCCATCATGAACTAGCCAGTCACCTGCACACTCATGCCAGCAGCCTCAGTCAGGTGCCACCCCAGACACAGGAGGCCAGAGGTACTGCCAGTGGGATTGTGGAAGCTGAGGCAGATCCCTCTGGCCAAGGGGGAATCCAGAAGTCCCCATCAGAACCCCACACAGCCCCAGGAGAGAATGCTGGGAGAGCTAATGGGGGCCAAGGAGTAAAGTCCACGGTGGCTGAAGACGAGGAACGGCCCTTCCGCTGTGCCCAGTGTGGGCGGTCCTACCGCCATGCCGGTAGCCTGCTAAACCATCAGAAGGCTCACACCACTGGACTCTACCcatgctccctctgccccaaacTTCTACCTAACCTGCTGTCCCTTAAAAACCATGGCAGGACCCACACAGACCCCAAGCGCCACCGTTGCAGCATCTGTGGCAAGGCCTTCCGGACAGCTGCCCGGCTGGAGGGTCATGGGCGGGTCCATGCACCTCGGGAGGGGCCCTTCACTTGCCCCCATTGTTCCCGCCACTTCCGCCGCCGAATCAGCttccagcagcaccagcagcagcaccaggagGAGTGGACAGTGGCCAGCTCTGGTACGGGGGCATGAATGGCTTGGGCAGAGAACGGAAGGGTCCCAGAGGAGATGGGCACAGAGTGGGGGGGCAAGGAATGAGGGGGGGAAGGTCACATGACTTCCTAGCGGGGGTGGGGCAGGTGCAGCTTGGATATGGAGAAAATCAGTTTGAGGATGCCACCTTGGGAGGACTGACATTGGAACCTCTGGGTCAGGTGAACAGCCTGCTGGGCTGAActgtggggtggggtagggtgtgGGCAAAGGCTGAGGCAGCCGCAGGGCAGGAACCAAAGAAGAAGGGGTGTTTTGTTTGAGGAGAGGAGGCAGCTATCTGGCTACTACATCTGGAAACTCCTGATCCAGCCAGTCAAAGAATGATTTCCAGAGAGAATGGTCTCCAGAGAAAGGTGGTGCTCTTTCCTTGAGGCAGGTAGCAAGAGTGAGGAATGGGGTGTGGGAGGCACCCCCAGACTAGACTGCTCTGTGGGTTTTGTGGCTTTTGTGTTGACTTGGCCAGGGAAGCTGGGCCACTGGTTAGCCCCCCAGCTTGCTGTCCCTCTTCCCTGCatcttgtctctggtccccctcctcATTGCTTGGAAACTAGATCTCTGGTCATTTGCTACTGATACTGCCCCCTGTCTCTTCTCCCCTTTATTGAaccctttcttctctctgctgTGCATCTCCTTTTTAGGAGCCAACCAAACCACTCTTTCTACCTGCATCCCCCCTTCCCACCAGCACACCTTTAACTGGAGGACTGAGTCACAGATAATTGTTTCTTTGAAGCCAGGCCCAGCTGTAGCAACAGCAGCCATTAGCCCCTATCTCCCATCGTCTATCAGGGAAGATTTCCATGGAAAGccaccccacccagccctgctggaggaggaggctATGGGGGAGTGGGGCAGCCTGTTTCCTCAGCCTGTTCCTGGGCCCTCGGCTCATGCCGTCAGCCTCCTCTAGAGATCTGTAGGCCTTGTCCCAGAACCCCTCCATATAGTGGCCACCAAGGGCGGGTGTCCCTGAGATGGCTGGTCTTTGACCAGGGACTCAGGGAAGGAGGGGATGGTGAGTGAGAGTGCCCTGAGAGAGTGCTGACACGATGGCTTTCAGAATAAAAGATTTCTCGTGACCTCAAGGGAATGAGCGAGAGGCCAGTCAATGAGGCCTAGAAAAATAATTAGGAGTTCTCACGCAGGCCTCTGGGGCCCCGCGGGGTGCTGTCAGGATGGCCTGTGGGGCTAGGGAACAAGGGGTGCAAGCTGTGTGGGGTTTGCTGCCCTGAGTCagtgatttcctttctttctccccaggagccccaaaggcaccagcagcaggcagagggggctTGTCATtgccccctccacccacccccacgaCCTCACTTCTGGATCCTTCACCCCAGTGGCCTGCAGacctcagcttctccctctaaaCTTCAAGTCTCCAAAGATCAGAAtacgggcggggagggggggcaggttGCAGGGAAAGGCTTGATCTCCATGTTTTGCTCAGGAGTAGTTAGGCTTCCCCATCTCTTATTCTCTCCCACTGTGCAGAGGACCCAGATCTGGCTGCTTGCATTAGGAGGGGGTGAGGTATCCCTCATGTCCCTGTCCTTGAAGGCTTTCCTTTCCCCATTCTTTGTCACTATGCTCTTCCTTAtgaccagccctgcaagaaaccCGGTGCCAGGCTCTGCCATGATGTGGGGCCACTGTCACCAGCCAGATTCCAACACCAGGGAGAGGCCATTCAGAGAGCCACAGGTGGGAATGTTGCCTGTGGAAGGGGAGCCTTTTGCTACAATTTGTAACTTATTttctaaagtctattttgtaacaatttatttaagttttaaaaaaaaggaaaattgctcccccaacccccaaaaaatgaattttcaaagtAAGTGGCTGGTGTGATTGTATCTGAGGGGGTGAAGACTAGGGAAGGCTGGGGACGCCTGCGTCGGACAGCAGAGCTGGGTGTAGGGGAGCATCCACAGGTGACACCTCCCTGTCCTGCAGGGTAGGGAGTGAGGGCAGCAGCTGGTCTGGGCAGGCTTCTTCCCAGAGCCCCCTGGGCTGTTGGGCCTGCCCCGTGCCTGGCGTCACATGTGGGttggggaagtgggagagggacaagggCAGTGACGCACGGATTGTCTCACTGTGTCTGCAGTATCCCAGAGCCACCTGTTAACAGCCAGTTGGTTTGCCTgtcaggaagaggaaggaggacgGGGTTGGCCTCATCCTCAGAactttcctccctccctggaagaagaggaagaagatgctACTTAACCCCCAtgacatgagaaaactgaggtttgaaGTTGAGAGGCCTGCTCCAAGTCATAATAATGAAGAACCAGGATTCTGTCCTATCCCAGGGCAACCTAGAGGTGGGTCAGAACAGATCTTTCCCTGGATGGAGAGAGGATGGGTCTAAAGAGGGAAGTGTCAGCAGGGAAGCCCTAGGGCCACGTACTCATGTTGGCCAAGCAGCTTCCAGGCTCAGTCTCAGGCTCCGGCTCCTCAGCAAAATAGACCTGCCAGTCCAAACTGCTGACCCAGCTCTCATAGGCGGGGAGTGCCACGAAGACTGCGGGCCTTGCCGGGCCTTGGCAGGCATCTCCAAAGCTGTGTAGCCCAGCCAGGAACCATGTGCCCCTCACCTCATGCACCAGTGGTGTCCCAGAGAGACCCTGTAAGGGGTCAGGTGACAGTGGGTGACTTCCTCTTCTCCCTAGGCAGCGGTGGGGGCAGAAGGGGCTAGGGGCTGGGCCGAGGCTCTGGCTGCTTGGGAGCCAGCTGGCAGAAAGGCCCGATTTCAAGTGAGAGGCAGGCCTGGAGGCCAAGCCTGGCAGAAGGTCTGTGAGTTACAGGATAAAGATGCCGGGGTCTGTGGAGTGAGGTCTGGGGGACTGGGGCTCACCTCACAGTGGGGTGGCTCACCCACAACACTGGTACACACCATCCCTGGCAGAATGGGGATGTTGTCGCTCCCAGGAGTTGTATGCAGCCGGCTGCAGGCCCTGGGTCCCAGGAGGGTCACAGGCACAGTCTGAGGGGAGCTGATGCCTGTAGGGTGAAGGTAAAGACCCAGCTGTCCCAGCAGCCTCTAGGATGGATGGACAGCTGCTGGGGCCTGTCCTACATACCTGCTCCTTGGCGGGGCAGCCCCAGGACCCAGCCACGTTCCCCGTCAGGCAGATGGTGGTCAGAATAGGGCAGGCAGAGGGGCCGAAGGCTGGGGCCTAGTGTCACAGGTTGGGCCAGCAACAGGAAGGCCACATCGTAGCCCCCCTCTGGGTGGGTATAAGCCCCATGCAGGATGAGTTGCTTCAGGCCTCGCTCCTCTGCTCCAGTCCCCAGTGCTATGGTCCATTCCTCTGGGGTCTGGCGCCTGTGTAGAGGCAGCATCGGGTGGTGGGGCTGCCAgtgagggcaggagagggggtgggggtgggcacaaAGGCAAGAGAGATGGCTCACCCAATGAAGCAGTGGGCAGCAGTCAGCACTACCTCCTCTGACACCAGGGCTCCACCACAGGCCAGCTTCCCCTGGTGCTTCAGCCTGGCATCCCATGGCCATGGGGAGGGGACTCCTGCCTGGGGACCTTCTCTCCTCAAGGATCCACAGGCTGGAACAGACGGATTACATCACCTGCCTTCTTGCTAAGTGCTTACTGCATGCCTGGCCCTGTGCTAAGCACTGCCCACAATATCCTTTAAGCTGGATCTTGTTACCCTCGTTACCGACATAACCAAAGTtccagagaggtcaagtgactttCTAGCTCATTAAACACAGGCAGGTTGCTGACTTGAGACTCAAAAGCTAAGACCTAAGCTCTTAAACCCTGATGGTCTAGCCTCATGGGAGTGGCCCTGCTCATCATTCTCCTACCCCATCTGTCTGTACCCCTCCAGGCTTGGACTGGCCCCAGAATTCTGGCTCACTAGTACTGCTCTTACCATCAAGACACAGCTTCCATCCTAAGAATTACTTTTCATGAAATTTGCATGTTAGTCACTTAATGCTAGAATTCTGAGTGGGAGCCCTGCCCTGTCCAATCTCACTGGGTCCCTGCTTGGAAACTTGCAGCTTACCCCTACAACCTTCAATTAGATCTCAGATCCCTCGTATCACCTAAACTCTAAATGCACAGAGTTCTGAAGTAACTATGCCTCTCAGCCCTAAATGGGGGTGTTACTATCTTAGGGGCTGAAAGGGGCCTTAAAAGCCCCCTAATTAGTACATGAACGTTTTGTCCCAATTTTCTATTCTGAGCTGAAACTTGCTTCACTGTGCTTCTGTCTGCTGCCCAGAAGTCCTTATGCAGGCCTGGGTGTCCCGACATGCCCCACTCCTAATGCGCCCTGCTCATACCTACACAGCTGTCCTCATCACTCATCTCTGGggtctctgggttctgggatagGAAGACTGccccctgagcctgagcctgcaGCCAGGAGCTGTAAGCAGCTGTGTTGGTCAGCAGCACGGGAGTGTCTTCTTGGGCACAGCTTGATGCAAAGCTGATGATCCCAGCCTGGACCCAGTATCCGTCAGGCTCGCGGCACAGCACGGGGCCCCCGGAATCTCCCTGGAGCCAGGCAAAGGAGTCAAGGATAGACACTTGAGCCCCAGCCATGGGCAGACACCCTCTAACAGTGGCACTGCCACCCATCCCTATGGATTGAGTACCAAGCCCAGGGCTaggtcccccctccccttctgttcCCTTCCCTTGTCTTCCCCATCAGACCTGACAAGGCCCCTGCACCCCAGGCTGGGCGCCCCCACACAGCATCCCAGGCCGAGCTGGGCTGGCCAGCAGACGCTGGTGCAGCCGGTTGTAGAGACAGTTACATGTGGGGCGGCTGATTAGACGCAGGCGCAGATTTCGCAGAGTCCTGGGAGCTGGCAAAAGAAAGGGGGTTGGGAGACCAAGAGACGTTGAGTAGAGGGACAGTTGGCAGCTgaggctatgtgaccttgggcaagcatAGGGCCTCTGGGCTTCAGTCTGGGCCAGTACTTACCACCATTGGTGTCCTGATCCCAGCCAGTGGCCCAGCAGGAGGTCCCAAAAGGAAAGCGATGGGTAGGTTGGGGCAAGCAGAGGGGTGTGTGGGCCATGGGGTGGGCAAGTTGTAGCAGGGCCAGGTCTGAGCCCTGGCTGTAGTGGCTGTAGGCCCGTGGCAGCTGCAGAGCCGTCACTCCTACCTCCTCAGCCCCTGGGCTCAGCCCCTCACGTTGCAGAGAACCCAGGACAACCGACCAGGAGTTCAGTTCTGTCACTGCTGCCCTGAAAGAGGAGGGACAAGGCCGAGGCACTGAATGCAAAGGGGGACAGTGGCAAAAGCCAGAAGCTCTGCCTGACTCCAGCCACGACTCACTTTTCAAAGCAGTGAGCAGCAGTGAGGACCCAGGTGTCCGCCACCAGGGATCCGCTGCAGATGTGGACTCCCCGCCTCCTCACACTCACTTGCCACGGCCACTCGCCAGGTACCGTGATGCCCTCCTGAGGCTCAGGGGGGCCAGGGCCACGCTGCCCACACACTGTGAAGAGGGGCAGATCAGACTGGCAGAAGGCCTGTCCT
This genomic window from Canis aureus isolate CA01 chromosome 8, VMU_Caureus_v.1.0, whole genome shotgun sequence contains:
- the ZNF646 gene encoding zinc finger protein 646 is translated as MEDTPTSLSCSDCQRHFPSLPELSRHRELLHPSSKQDSEEADSIPRPYRCQQCGRGYRHPGSLVNHRRTHETGLFPCTTCGKDFTNPVALKSHMRTHAPEGRRRRRPPRSKEVVPRLQGETTSSDSRDQRLSPGESWTSQEKPVEETSGSGPEPREDPSTRQRSWESQPDSEEGAEGWGPTTNSARATPLPTPASSLLSNLEQYLAESVVNFTGGQEPAQPPPAEEERRYKCSQCGKTYKHAGSLTNHRQSHTLGIYPCAICFKEFSNLMALKNHSRLHAQYQPYQCPHCPRAFRLPRELLDHQQSHEGARQEQLWEEKGMPTTNGHTDQSSQDQLPSTQMLNCSGELSTSGELEDCGPEEYRPFRCGDCGRTYRHAGSLINHRKSHQTGVYPCSICSKQLFNAAALKNHVRAHHRPRQGAGEDGQPSVPSTPLPLADRTHKEEEVPTTTLDHRPYKCDECGRAYRHRGSLVNHRHSHRTGEYQCSLCPRKYPNLMALRNHVRVHCKAARRSAGPGAEGPPSHLKVELPPDQVEAEAAPHMDQGHGCKHEEEATGVSPAAERTAPQMCNLCGMLFEDPESLEHHGRTHGEGEDSRTETRVSPPRAFACQDCGKSYRHSGSLINHRQTHQTGDFSCGACAKHFHTMAAMKNHLRRHSGRWSRQHRRRASSAGSGGEAKLPSGGNWAQELVESNEGLDDPQEPPGGGPNRAEGSLESDRGSLQVEAERDRCGLERAEAHSQGDKESSGSEEGLERKEACFLDNSDIPGHEESNGTRFCDGATGVNEDQKPATGQCSSPRRPPEAVTSWQAEVSHTCSDCGHSFPHATGLLSHRPCHPPGIYQCSLCPKEFDSLPALRSHFQNHGPGEAAPAQPFLCCLCGMIFPGRAGYRLHRRQAHDSSGLTEGSEEEGEEEGASGATSTQSPPLQLSEAELLNQLQREVEALDGAGYGHICGCCGQTYDDLGSLERHHQSQSSGNTTDKAPSHLGESDDAMGRIADGDCVFEGTAVASLSGEGGDTKSGEGAGAMVVDSVCLQGGESPPETQPRPFRCNQCGKTYRHGGSLVNHRKIHQTGDFICPVCSRCYPNLAAYRNHLRNHPRCKGSEPQVGLVPEAGGSREPPKVAEGPGQADMGKFQEELKAEPSEEEAKVKEEEWEEASVKAGEAEPRLETAEKSCQTEASSERPFSCEVCGRSYKHAGSLINHRQSHQTGHFGCQACSKGFSNLMSLKNHRRIHADPRRFRCSECGKAFRLRKQLASHQRVHTERGGSGGARKLTREDRPFRCGQCGRAYRHAGSLLNHRRSHETGHYSCPTCPKTYSNGVALKDHQRLHSESRRRRAGLSRRMAVRCALCGRGFPGRGSLERHLREHEAETERDQRGLEGPEGNQADGQGLEDRSGDTEAVLQLEDRPGRLEEQNQSPIGAAGSEPTELVSRDMGNVEGRQGDGGQVNHGEGWVPLGHVLTKPEDESGDSIPKSSCHLGNSQPNGPSLSPVESWDNGDSKPQLQPESHPFSCSCCGKMYCKSEGPLNCHSTPKTDCHHCLLCSKEVSNPVATRSHSCNHIAAQTFACPDCGKAFQSHHELASHLHTHASSLSQVPPQTQEARGTASGIVEAEADPSGQGGIQKSPSEPHTAPGENAGRANGGQGVKSTVAEDEERPFRCAQCGRSYRHAGSLLNHQKAHTTGLYPCSLCPKLLPNLLSLKNHGRTHTDPKRHRCSICGKAFRTAARLEGHGRVHAPREGPFTCPHCSRHFRRRISFQQHQQQHQEEWTVASSGAPKAPAAGRGGLSLPPPPTPTTSLLDPSPQWPADLSFSL